TAACGATTTGTTATAATCCTGCAATTAGTAGAAATTATTtgctttataatattttattcatacacacacgcgcgcgcgcgcgcgcacgcgtatatatataaaatgtataccATATAATGCAATTTTAATAGCATTAACATATAATTTACCAAAATACTGTTGCTACTATTAAGCCAGCTGCAAgataatcaataaatatcatataaaatagTAGCTTTATAAATTGAAGAAATCCTAATCCCAAAACAATGGTAAAACCAATGGAAGATATACATAGACAACACATTAATAGTACCAAAAATGCAGGATCATCCCTTGCAAATTGTGACTTTGTCTctagaaaaaatttaatttttcatagtgATAATACATTGTGATATCATTTTATATGTAAAGTAACTTACGTTTTctactttgaaaatttctatatacttTTTGTggcgatataaataaaaagatcatTTGCCATAATGCAAATTCAAAGTCCAtttgttcaaattttaataatttccttaGATACTTGTAACATTTTGTTGCTGCACCCATACAATCTTGCCtaaaatacatttgtaaaaatattcaaatttattaaactaaccataaatttaaatattttgattgaTCTTATACCTGTAAGTTACTGGCATAGGTAAATTTGAACCTGTTTCAACTGGACCTGGTGAATTACATCTACTTACTGGTGGTGATgtggaatatttcattttggaATCTATTCAACACAAACCGTTCATTCTGTAAATcttaaataaatcattagaaatatattataatatatagtatatataagcattataatttcttttggatattttattacacaacGATCATTGTACTTAAAGTATAACAATAATAGTATAATCTTTTACCAGGACCATCACTAacatttatttactatttttttattataaaaaatatctaatatgTCAGTTATATAGatgtatctttattattattataggtTATGTTTATGTGTTATAAATGACAAAAAATACAGTATATAATAGTCTTTTTCGACTATTCAATAATTACACAATGCtaagtaattatttaaattaataatattcaggtaaatatatatttagaatataactttatattttcaaagtcAAGATTACTTGAACCACGAAAGTTATTGGTCAGATTCCATTCAATCTGATTcaattttacattcattttaTTCCATCACCGTTAAATatctacaaatatttcaatatcaattATGATACATGAAATAGCTTaacatttctattaaaaattaagtttttagaaataataGGTATAAGTAAATGACAAAATTATtggtatttattaaaatatatttattatttttacaattcaaTTTCAAGATAAGGAGCaacttatatttaatttagaaatgttaacactttttaaatatttgcattCTCCAAGATTTTACTCATTTGATTCATAAAAGTTTTAAAAGCCaccataatattaaaatcgaatTATTGCTTTGCTTAAaactgttaattattttattctttatcgcTTATATAAAGTACACATAAATTCAAATgataaatacgtaaaatataaaaattgttgaaaaacaGTAGAAGCATTAAAAGGTAATATCATCAAATTTTAGttgttagaaaataaatataatttacatacgTTGGTATTAGTAAAtcctaatatattatatatatatgtactatataaatgcttacttttttatatgtctttatttattcatttattgtttatttatattatgtacaaaGTAATTTCTAAACATATAATGGACGCAACAAAGAAAcctattatatacaaatatatatgcgGTTACAGATATAGTGAAAACTTCACACGtcaaacataaaattatatatgtatgtaattgaACTTCGTTTTATACATTGCGCCACGAGATAATATTTAAAGCTAATATAGGTTGTATCCTAACTTCcttgttttcttttccatatttttctttataagaTACAATTATATGCGCGTATGGATACCATTTTTGTCGTATATTCTTACATATcttctatacatttttgtgtatatatatatttatatatttatttacttatttatataGCAAACCATCGCATCAATAccgaaatttataaaaatatacatgtacttttaaaaattatgcaCTTTAAATTAAGCACACTAAtactaaattatatatgtttgtaggtatgtatgtatacgtaaatactcaatttaaatttggcttattttatatttacgtataaTAAGCCAACATTCAATTAAGTTTCACACTTCTTTTATATCATCCTCTGTTTCGATCGGCAGGGAATATAAGAGCTGTTCGACAGATTATTTTGTATAGTGCGAACTCCTTTCACGTGGAAATTGGAAgatattgataaatataaaaggatCAATTGGGacttttacatacatatgaatatatgtaaaaagGCACTGAACGTACAACGAGTTCATCCGCAATATAACTGATGGTATTAGGACGTATTATAGGTATTACAGGAGCAACGGTGTAATTAACAAgaacattttcattattttgcgATTTGACAATGACAAGAAAAtgtcgatattttaattataacttaataattttataattggcCGATACAAATCAACAAGCCAAATGAAAGTATCAttgcattattttttaatgttgttcctaaataattgaaaaatggttattaaattaactcttaaatttttcaattaaagttTATTCATCTAATCAAACGGCCAGcgttactaaaaaaaaaaaaaaaaaaaaaatgtttagatTGTATCATTCATATCTTTATAAGAAATGTTATAAACAATTTGGACccaaatgtataaattaatttcgttgcaatgcaaaatttttcacttgaaagataaattttgtTGTATGCATAGAATTTATAAATCCCAACgctttattaaaagtattgcATGTGTAATTGTGTATACTTGTTATCTGAAACTGCATGAAGCACATCAGAAAATCCTGACCAACAATCAATAGGTATTAAGGTGCATAAGAAACGATTTCTGTTTCGATTTCATATTACCATATTCTAACGTTTGCTCAATGATCATtttgatcaaattttatttaatgtcaCTTGTGATATgatatattgtaattaattaatctttctCATTTGAGCACgacaaattacatttattgcaatattttctgtttaaatttaaacaaatttgatttcatattGTAGAATGGCTCTGTATATGAGTTTACATATAAAGGCACATATAATGtgcgatattaattataaaaatttcgcaTGTAGACTTCCTCGTTATACAAGTCGTGCCACatatgcaaaaaaattaatatttatatttataatataataaaataataaccaataaaaatacattagcacaaaatatttgcatatactttctaagaaatttgttaatttaattactttagaTATTGTAGTCCAGTGCCTAgtatgataaataaatcttatttacaaattataattttctcatCATACATAATATGTTATCTGTAAAGTACTGACAAACGAAGATCTTGTTCAGGAATGTTTaccaaattaatttataagtaGTATGTAACAAAGTATTTGTTCGTATTTTAATATGgttttaatatgtatattgtgaTGTAGTCTTACGCATCGCTAATATTCCAAACACTAAATGTTTAATTCATTATGTTATTTCACTTGTATTTAATCGTAACATCCTTTAGTCATTTGTAAAAATGGTCATTATAGtagttacaaatattttaagaaacttttcgTCGTATTATCGTATTATTGTTTTTCTATACTTTCTTTGAAATCATTAAGAAAGTCATTGACGTCGTAAATGTGTGATAAAAAATGCAGCATTATTTAAAAGCTTCAACTTGAAATGTTTTAATGTAACATATTCAGCACAATGTATATGATGTAAATTACTTTCTGTTTCTTAGATCATTGTTTCAAGAACAAAATAATTGTATCTTCCTTCAAGAATGTGTCCGAGTATAATatctgtaaataattatttttaatatacacgGTGATTAATAACTTtggttatttaacgttatCTCTATTTTGAGAAGTATGAGGGagctttatttataaaaattatatgatattaagagagtcataacataccaatattaatttttttttgaagTAGATGACTTTTAGAGATTTCAAAGTTACttctatcttttttcaatAGTATACACTATACTTTTTTATACTTAGAAAAATAGcgaatttaaatgattttaagGATCTTTAATACAAGTTCATTCgagaataaataaagaaataaaaggagTTTTATATCACGTTTATATTGGAAATGATGTTCCTTTGCATCGACGTAATATTAAAGTAGTCGAATTATTAAAGCCTTATActtgttgaaatttttaatttgattgtAACACATATAACAgtgattaatatttattttgtatcttcTAACGTTATTGGATTTTCAGGATACAGAGATGCTTCATGATTCAATGTGATTCCATGAATTGTTCTCGATCTAAAAGATTcatgaatattaatagaaGGAAGTCAGACAGATATTTAACAATGTCAGTTGCTATTTACATTTCTTATTATTCTGTACTATTTACATTTCTTACTACTCCAACTTCAACCCACACAGCTCAAGTATGAAGAGAAGACTCATTGCAATATGTATTACAATAAAATGTATGAGTTTTGCAATTTCATAATTCCAATGTTGATGCAAATAAACACTACTTCCAATATTTCCCGTAATATAAAACTCGTTTTACTCTTTCATTTAATGTCAAATATCCGTTATTTtactagaaataaaaaagtgtAGTATGCTCTTTAAAAGAATATAGAGGTGGATTTTGAAATCCTCAAAATTccttcattttattaattattagtgATATATCATGAACCCGCTCGTACAAGTCTTGTAAATAAAgtctatttatatttcacaGGATAATAAAGACATTTAAGGTAGTCAAAGTTTATCCATTATTCGCATTTTGATCAAAATGAAAACTTAAATTCTAGGAAAAGTACAATTCACTTATTCTTATTAAATAGTCacgttaaaattttgtaatccCTCTGTTTTAAAGAATCTTATGAAAacaacataaaaaaattaaatgcaaaatgaataaatactgcaaaatatatatatatatatataatttttacatatcaGGAATTATATTCTTAgacaaaataaatgttattatattctatattctactac
This genomic window from Bombus fervidus isolate BK054 chromosome 5, iyBomFerv1, whole genome shotgun sequence contains:
- the Unc50 gene encoding unc50 RNA binding protein isoform X2; the protein is MKYSTSPPVSRCNSPGPVETGSNLPMPVTYRQDCMGAATKCYKYLRKLLKFEQMDFEFALWQMIFLFISPQKVYRNFQSRKQTKSQFARDDPAFLVLLMCCLCISSIGFTIVLGLGFLQFIKLLFYMIFIDYLAAGLIVATVFWIITNRYLRIDKTQDVEWGYAFDIHLNAFFPPLVILHIVQLFLYNGLINYDTFSSRFVGNTIWLIAISYYIYITFLGYTSMEILHKTHIILSTLPIILVMYIMTFCAGINISHLVMEFYHYRVV
- the Unc50 gene encoding unc50 RNA binding protein isoform X1; protein product: MNVKLNQIEWNLTNNFRGSNSKMKYSTSPPVSRCNSPGPVETGSNLPMPVTYRQDCMGAATKCYKYLRKLLKFEQMDFEFALWQMIFLFISPQKVYRNFQSRKQTKSQFARDDPAFLVLLMCCLCISSIGFTIVLGLGFLQFIKLLFYMIFIDYLAAGLIVATVFWIITNRYLRIDKTQDVEWGYAFDIHLNAFFPPLVILHIVQLFLYNGLINYDTFSSRFVGNTIWLIAISYYIYITFLGYTSMEILHKTHIILSTLPIILVMYIMTFCAGINISHLVMEFYHYRVV